CCGACACCTCGGAACGGAATCCTCCGACATCCTCCTCGCCGACAAGTGCCAGATGTCCGATGTCGTCTCTGCCCACGGTCCCGGGGTCGACCATCAGCACGCGGCGGAACCCGCGGCCGTACAGGGCCAGGGCCGTCTCCTCCCCGAGAGATCCGGCACCTACGAGAAGAACGCGGGCCTTGGCGACACGGTTGCCGTCATACCATGAAGGAATACCGTCGCCGTCCTGTCCAGAGGGATCTTCGACACCCATGTCTTGCAAATCATACTTCAAGTTTTAAAAGGAATAGATTACATGTAGCATCCATGGTGGACCTTCCCGACCACGACCATTGCAGATACTGCGGATGTGCCGTCCCGTTCGAACAGGCATACTGCTCGATGGAGTGCTACGAGAACGACCAGAAGAGAATCAGGAAGGAGAAGGTCCGTGATACCGCCATGGCCGTCACCGCCGTCGTAGGTGCCGCCGTCATCCTCGTTGCAGGATATGTCTTCTGAAGGATTTCTCAACCATACATGACCGACCATACGCACTATTATAATACGACATGCGATTAGATTGTTCATGAACGGACCCAAACTGGTCACTGAGATCATCGCGGTGGCGATCATAGTAGGATGTTGCTATGGTCTGTTCACCACGGCAATCCCGACCGAATATCCGCCCGTCGACATAAAAGCCGACGAATCGACGGAGAATACGATCTCCTACAGCGGCATGGATGTAACCATATCGACCCAGAAATTCATCATCGATTCCAAGATGCCCTCGGACATCGAGGACGTATACATCGAACTGTCTCTGGATTCCGGAGGTCAGAAGTACTCTCTCGGAAAGATCGATGTGGGTACGGTGACAGCTAAGAGCGTCACCACGACCGAGTCTGCGAACATAACGATCCCCGCATACGTCGTCCTTGCCAGCCTTGCGGCCAATTCCTCGGACGGAGTGATAAAGACACCCATATTGGCCAAGCTGCACTTCTCCTACCTGGAATTCCAGGACGAGAAACTCATCGACCTCGGCCTCAATCTGAGAGTTGACATGGGATTCAAAGGAAATGTGGGGATGACGAAAACGGACAATTCCGCCACCATGACCATCGACATCCCCGAGGGATCGTCGTTCACCAAAGATATCTCGAATGTCGCGAAGAGCGTGTGTGACTCCAGCGGAAACTGCACGATCAAGATAGCCGGATGCGAAGACGTGAGTTTCAGCCTCAACATCTCCGACGACGGGAAGACGGTGAAATTCACAGCGGACGGCGTGACCGATACGGCCTACGGCGCCATGGAGACGTACTTCAAGGAGTATTTCGAGGATAACGAGGAACTCACCCTCACCTATCAGGGGGCCTCGTCCGGCAGCTGCACCATAACGAAGGCACAGGCCGAATCGTTCGAAGAGATGATCAAGGCGTTCTACGGAGGGAGTGCATGACATCGGAAGAAGCTGTGAAGATCATCAAGAAGAACGATGCCCCGTATCTGAACAGCAAGGCGAGGGTGGCCAAGAAGATCCTCATATCGTTGCTGGAATACGTGGTGATCATCCTTCTCACCCTGATGCTTGCATCATACATGGAGTCCGGAACAATAGACAACATGTTCAGCATGAACGAATCCATGATGGAGATGCTGCAGCCCGGAGGATTCATATTCAACTCCCTGGTGGCCTACCTGCCCATCCTCATACTGGTCAATCTGAGCAGCTACTTCGGATCCGGAAGCAAGGCGAAACTGCTCATAGGCGTCCTGAAATGCGTCGCGATCGCCCTGTGGCTGACCGTCCTGCTGGACTCCGCCGCCACCAGCATCGAGATACCCAGCATAGCCGAAGGTCAGGGTCTCGACAGCATAGAGATCGGCATAAAGGGTCTTGCCAAGTTCGCCACATTCATAGTGCTCGTATCCGTACTGGTCCCCATCGGGGAATATATCGGAGCATACAAGAAGCACAAGAGTGCGACTGAAAGAAAGAAGAACGATTACGCCGAAATCTGAATCACGATAGCCTGCGCACGGTGCAGGCCACGTCGTGGACCCTTAATATATCGGCCCCGCTGGAGCCTGCGACCGCGCAGGCTTCGGCGGTGGCATCATCCCGGTCCATGCCTGGGAATCCGGCAGACAGGAAT
The nucleotide sequence above comes from Candidatus Methanomethylophilus alvi Mx1201. Encoded proteins:
- a CDS encoding DUF2116 family Zn-ribbon domain-containing protein, whose amino-acid sequence is MVDLPDHDHCRYCGCAVPFEQAYCSMECYENDQKRIRKEKVRDTAMAVTAVVGAAVILVAGYVF